The Candidatus Delongbacteria bacterium nucleotide sequence AGTGACATTAAGGCAGCAACAATAAGAAAATGGCAAAATGAGTTAATGAGGCAAGGCTATTCTGAAACCTATCTTAAGACAATCAATAATCAGTTAAGTGCAATTCTGAACCATGCAGTTAGGTTCTATGAGCTTAAAAGTAACCCATGTAAAAAAGCTGGAAGTATGGGAAAGAGCAATGCTGAAGATATGCAGTTTTGGACCAAGGAGGAGTTTGATACATTTATTGAAGCTGTAATGGACAAACAAGAGTCTTATGTAGCGTTTACTACTCTTTACTGGACTGGGATGAGAATTGGTGAACTACTGGCATTAACCAGGGCTGATATTGATACTGAAAAGAAAACAATTTCAATCACTAAATCCTATCAGAGGTTTGATAAGCGCGATGTAATTACAGAACCCAAAACAGCTAAAAGTAAAAGAGTAGTCAGTATACCTGCATTTCTAGCTGCAGATTTTGAAGATTATTTCTCAAGATTATATAAGCTGAAAAAAAGTGAAAGGATCTTCAGATTTACTAAGGGCTATCTTACAAGTGAAATGAAACGTGGCGTGAAAGCAAGTGGTGTTAAGAAAATTAGGCTTCATGATCTTCGTCATAGTCATAGTAGTCATTTGATTGAACTCGGATTTACACCAGTAGCTATTGCTGAAAGACTTGGTCATGAAAAGGTTGAAACAACATTAAATACTTACGTTCATCTTTATCCTAATAAGCAGACTGAAATTGCCAATAAACTCGATGAAGAGTACAGAAAGGAATTGAGATAATATGGATTGTCCTAATAGAAATCGAGAAAGGCCTCGAACCTTGGCTTTTAGATGTACAGATGAAGAATTTGAGACAATAGATAAAAGGATAAAAGTAACAGGGGAAGTTAAGGGTGATTATTTAAGAGAAGCAGTTTTAAATGCTGAAGTTCATATTAACGTTGGCAAGTTTAAAAGCGATAAATTGGCACTTGAAATAAGAAATATTACTAGAGAATTGCATAACGCTCTGAATTCAACTGTTTCAGAGGAAATTGCCAAGATCATCATCGAAAATCAAATTATGTTCAAGGAAATGTATAAGTTGGTAGTCAAAGAAAGTAACATGAATTTTGAGTGAAAAGAATGTATTTTAAGAAAAGAGTCAAATTGAAGGTAACATCTTAATGGTGTACTTTGATTTGGCTCTTTTTTTAGTGTATATCACGTATTTCGATACAGTGTGAGAAATAATTTAAATTTGGTTTGGTTTTTAAAAATTGAAAATCAGCTCTAAACAGACATTATTAGTGTCTGTTTAACTGTTATAATTAAATTAGAAATTGAAATTATGTATTAGAAGGATGTGCATATGAAAATATCAAATGACAATATTACACAAAATCATAAAATTGGAATGTTGGTGAAGGTAGAAATAACATATTTAAACCAAATGAAATTGATTTAAGAAGCGATTTTACTTTTGATGAATATTATGTTGATGATGAAAATACTCAAATGTTAGAGCTGGCTAAAAGCACTGCTTTAAATTTAGGAAAGTTATATAATCCTCTTTACGTTTATGGAGAACATGGTGTAGGTAAGACACATTTTTTACATGCGATTGGGAACTTGATTAAATCAGAAAT carries:
- a CDS encoding site-specific integrase produces the protein QADFTMNFADFIKVYYDDMEPRIKEHTMRDKQYIIDLKVLPYFKNMRVSDIKAATIRKWQNELMRQGYSETYLKTINNQLSAILNHAVRFYELKSNPCKKAGSMGKSNAEDMQFWTKEEFDTFIEAVMDKQESYVAFTTLYWTGMRIGELLALTRADIDTEKKTISITKSYQRFDKRDVITEPKTAKSKRVVSIPAFLAADFEDYFSRLYKLKKSERIFRFTKGYLTSEMKRGVKASGVKKIRLHDLRHSHSSHLIELGFTPVAIAERLGHEKVETTLNTYVHLYPNKQTEIANKLDEEYRKELR